In Fusobacterium canifelinum, a genomic segment contains:
- the nusB gene encoding transcription antitermination factor NusB, translating into MNKNFEEQEKKAKGGVRLAREEVFKLVYGAEATEATSDELKQDLEIYLQNDEEFIATLNENQLEFIRSSINGIAENYDNIKVIIKKNTKNWAYERIGIIERALLIVATYEFSFKNTPIEVVANEIVELAKEYGNEKSYEFVNGILANIEKSKK; encoded by the coding sequence ATGAATAAAAATTTTGAAGAACAAGAAAAAAAAGCAAAAGGTGGAGTAAGACTAGCAAGAGAAGAAGTATTTAAATTAGTTTATGGAGCTGAAGCAACTGAAGCAACTTCTGATGAATTAAAACAAGATTTAGAGATATATTTACAAAATGATGAAGAATTCATAGCTACTTTAAATGAAAATCAGTTAGAGTTTATAAGAAGTTCTATCAATGGAATAGCTGAAAATTATGATAATATTAAAGTTATTATAAAGAAAAATACTAAAAACTGGGCTTATGAAAGAATAGGAATAATAGAAAGAGCTTTATTAATAGTGGCAACTTATGAATTTTCGTTTAAAAACACTCCTATTGAAGTTGTTGCTAATGAAATAGTTGAATTAGCAAAAGAGTATGGAAATGAAAAGTCTTATGAATTTGTAAATGGCATTTTGGCAAATATAGAAAAAAGTAAAAAATAA
- a CDS encoding manganese efflux pump MntP → MSTISVLITALALAMDAMSLSIYQGIASTDIQKKQNFIKIILTFGIFQFAMALVGSLSGTLFIHYISLYSKYVSFAIFLFLGLMMLKEALKKEEMEYDEKYLDFKTLIIMGIATSLDALLVGLTFSILPFFQTFLYTVEIGVITAIIAGLGFILGDKFGNILGQKSHFLGAALLIFISINILL, encoded by the coding sequence ATGTCAACTATTAGTGTACTAATAACAGCCTTAGCACTTGCTATGGATGCTATGTCTCTTTCTATTTATCAAGGGATAGCCTCAACAGACATACAAAAGAAACAAAATTTTATAAAAATTATATTAACTTTTGGTATCTTTCAATTTGCTATGGCATTAGTGGGTTCATTGTCAGGAACTTTATTTATACACTATATTTCATTATACTCAAAATATGTTTCATTTGCTATCTTTTTATTTTTAGGACTTATGATGTTAAAAGAAGCCTTGAAAAAAGAAGAAATGGAATATGATGAAAAATACTTAGATTTTAAAACTTTAATTATAATGGGAATTGCTACAAGTTTAGATGCATTGTTAGTTGGATTAACATTTTCAATTCTTCCTTTTTTTCAAACTTTCTTATATACAGTTGAAATTGGAGTCATCACTGCTATCATAGCTGGATTAGGTTTTATATTAGGAGATAAATTTGGAAATATATTAGGACAGAAATCTCATTTTTTAGGAGCTGCTTTGTTAATATTTATATCTATAAATATTTTATTATAA
- a CDS encoding GNAT family N-acetyltransferase, with product MIKISYDLPNSLDYIKLRVNSGMGNKKSIERVDIALKNSLFTISLYDEKKLIGMGRIIGDGGISYAVTDIMVDKEYQGKGYGRLIMKEIDNYFCENTDEDCYIILIANLPADKLYSKFSFEYLPDNKCGMLRKQKK from the coding sequence GTGATTAAAATATCTTATGATTTACCAAATAGCTTAGATTATATAAAGCTTAGAGTTAATTCTGGAATGGGAAATAAAAAATCCATAGAAAGAGTTGATATAGCATTAAAAAATTCTCTATTTACAATTTCTTTATATGATGAAAAAAAATTAATTGGAATGGGAAGAATAATTGGAGATGGTGGAATTAGCTATGCTGTAACAGATATTATGGTGGATAAGGAATATCAAGGAAAAGGATATGGTAGATTAATTATGAAAGAAATAGATAACTATTTTTGTGAAAATACAGATGAGGATTGTTATATAATTCTGATTGCAAATTTACCAGCAGATAAATTATATTCAAAATTTTCGTTTGAATATCTACCTGACAATAAGTGTGGAATGTTAAGAAAACAGAAGAAATAA
- a CDS encoding type IV pilus twitching motility protein PilT has translation MNIEKIFDYARENNISDIHLLEGEKIYFRKDGEIIEYDNNIIVSKDELLEICNGKIEEDFAYTDSKSQRYRVNSFLTRGKLALVIRIINKEPIKLKGKFINKLIDEKILSLKDGLVLVTGITGSGKSTTLANIVDKFNENKNLKILTIEDPIEYIFENKKSLIIQRELGKDVESFEKALKSSLRQDPDVIILGEIRDEESLYSALKLSETGHLVFSTLHTMNTVESVNRLISMVRTEKRDFIREQLASVLRFILSQELHREKKTIPIFEVLNNTKAVANLILNNKLNQIPTLIESGIENFMITKEKYLKNLETESD, from the coding sequence ATGAATATAGAAAAAATTTTTGATTATGCTAGAGAAAATAATATTTCAGATATACATTTACTTGAAGGTGAAAAAATATATTTTAGAAAAGACGGAGAAATAATAGAATATGATAACAATATCATAGTAAGTAAAGATGAACTTTTGGAAATTTGTAATGGAAAAATTGAAGAAGATTTTGCTTATACAGATTCTAAAAGTCAAAGGTATAGAGTGAATTCTTTTCTAACAAGAGGGAAACTAGCCTTAGTTATTAGAATAATAAATAAAGAGCCAATAAAACTTAAAGGAAAATTTATTAATAAATTAATTGATGAAAAAATTTTATCTTTAAAAGATGGTTTAGTTTTAGTAACAGGAATTACAGGAAGTGGTAAATCAACAACTCTTGCTAATATAGTAGATAAATTTAATGAAAATAAAAATTTGAAAATTTTAACAATAGAAGATCCTATTGAGTATATTTTTGAGAATAAAAAGTCTTTAATTATCCAAAGGGAATTGGGAAAAGATGTTGAAAGTTTTGAAAAAGCTTTAAAAAGTTCACTAAGGCAGGATCCAGATGTTATAATACTTGGAGAAATTAGAGATGAAGAAAGTCTGTATTCAGCTTTAAAGTTATCAGAAACAGGACATTTAGTCTTCTCAACCTTGCATACTATGAACACAGTTGAGAGTGTAAATAGGCTAATTTCTATGGTAAGAACTGAGAAAAGAGATTTTATAAGGGAACAATTAGCTTCAGTTTTAAGATTTATTCTTTCACAAGAGTTGCATAGAGAAAAGAAAACTATCCCAATTTTTGAAGTTTTAAATAATACTAAGGCAGTTGCGAATTTAATTTTAAATAATAAATTAAATCAAATTCCCACTCTTATAGAAAGTGGAATAGAAAATTTTATGATAACAAAAGAAAAATATTTAAAAAATTTAGAAACAGAGAGTGATTAA
- the prmA gene encoding 50S ribosomal protein L11 methyltransferase yields the protein MKVLEAKIIYESDDLEKYKKIISDIFYNFGVTGLKIEEPILNKDPLNFYKDEKQFLISENSVSAYFPLNIYSEKRKKVLEETFAEKFSEDEDIVYNLDFYEYDEEDYQNSWKKYLFVEKVSEKFVVKPTWREYEKQDNELIIELDPGRAFGTGSHPTTSLLLKLMEEQDFSNKSVIDIGTGSGILMIAGKFLGAGEVYGTDIDEFSMEVAKENLILNNISLNDVKLLKGNLLEVIENKKFDIVVCNILADVLVKLLDEIKYILKENSIVLFSGIIEDKLNEVISKAEDVGLEAVEVKTDKEWRAVYFKRK from the coding sequence ATGAAAGTTTTAGAAGCTAAAATTATCTATGAAAGTGATGATTTAGAAAAATACAAGAAAATAATTTCAGATATATTCTATAATTTTGGAGTTACAGGCTTAAAGATAGAAGAGCCTATTTTAAATAAAGACCCTTTAAATTTCTATAAAGATGAAAAACAATTTTTAATTTCAGAAAATTCAGTATCTGCCTATTTTCCATTGAATATTTACTCAGAAAAAAGAAAAAAAGTTTTAGAAGAAACTTTTGCTGAAAAGTTTTCAGAAGATGAAGATATAGTATATAACTTAGACTTTTATGAGTATGATGAAGAAGATTATCAAAATAGTTGGAAAAAATACTTATTTGTGGAAAAAGTTAGTGAAAAATTTGTTGTAAAACCTACTTGGAGAGAATATGAAAAGCAAGATAATGAACTTATTATAGAGCTTGACCCAGGTAGAGCTTTTGGAACAGGTTCACACCCCACAACTTCACTTCTATTGAAGTTAATGGAAGAACAAGATTTTTCTAATAAATCTGTAATAGATATAGGTACAGGTTCTGGAATACTTATGATAGCAGGAAAGTTTTTAGGAGCTGGTGAAGTCTATGGAACAGATATAGATGAATTTTCTATGGAAGTTGCTAAGGAAAATCTAATTTTAAATAACATTTCTTTAAATGATGTAAAACTTTTAAAAGGAAACTTGCTTGAAGTTATTGAAAATAAGAAATTTGATATAGTTGTTTGTAATATTTTAGCAGATGTTTTAGTAAAATTGCTTGATGAGATTAAGTATATTTTAAAAGAAAATTCAATAGTCCTATTTTCTGGAATAATTGAAGATAAATTAAATGAAGTAATAAGTAAGGCAGAAGATGTAGGGCTTGAAGCAGTTGAAGTTAAGACTGATAAAGAATGGAGAGCAGTGTACTTTAAAAGAAAATAA
- a CDS encoding ComEA family DNA-binding protein produces the protein MKKIILLLGIFSLFSLNMYSAPDFNNNEYKIIMSSQNMKDEKEELMDINKVSEQEMLARKVSKSYVSKIIEYREITGGFDKLEDMKRIKGIGDATYQKLSKVFKVGSEPNKKMLNINSADDITLKYYGFSKKEIKRIQKYLDRHDRITDNIEFQKLVKKKTYEELKDLINYDGGKR, from the coding sequence ATGAAAAAAATAATATTACTATTAGGGATATTTAGCTTGTTTTCTTTAAATATGTATTCGGCACCAGATTTTAATAATAATGAATATAAAATAATTATGAGTTCTCAAAATATGAAAGATGAAAAAGAAGAATTAATGGATATCAATAAAGTTAGTGAACAAGAAATGTTAGCTAGAAAAGTATCTAAAAGCTATGTTAGTAAAATCATAGAGTATAGGGAAATAACAGGTGGTTTTGATAAACTGGAAGATATGAAAAGAATAAAAGGTATAGGAGATGCAACTTATCAAAAATTATCTAAGGTTTTTAAGGTAGGCTCAGAACCAAATAAAAAGATGTTGAATATTAATTCAGCTGATGATATAACTTTAAAATATTATGGTTTTTCTAAAAAAGAAATTAAAAGAATACAAAAATATTTAGATAGACATGATAGAATAACTGATAATATTGAATTTCAAAAGTTAGTTAAAAAGAAAACTTATGAAGAATTAAAAGATTTGATTAATTATGATGGAGGAAAAAGATAA
- a CDS encoding DUF2273 domain-containing protein has protein sequence MPDNILEVLLEKIINNWKKVYGAILGFIIGITIINYGILKAIVVFAFAFIGYKLADSSFIEGIKKTILKRLKED, from the coding sequence ATGCCAGATAATATTTTAGAAGTTCTATTAGAAAAAATTATTAATAATTGGAAAAAGGTTTATGGAGCTATTTTAGGCTTTATAATTGGAATTACAATAATTAATTATGGGATTTTAAAAGCTATTGTTGTATTTGCTTTTGCTTTTATAGGCTATAAGTTAGCAGATTCTTCATTTATAGAAGGAATAAAGAAAACTATTTTAAAAAGATTAAAAGAGGATTAA
- a CDS encoding TIGR00282 family metallophosphoesterase has protein sequence MKVLVVGDIVGRPGRNTLQVFLEKYKDNYDFIIVNGENSAAGFGITIKIADEFLSWGIDVISGGNHSWDKKEIYEYMDNSDRILRPANYPEGVCGKGYTILEDKKGNKIALISLQGRVFMSAVDCPFRTAKKLIDEISKTTKNIIIDFHAEATSEKIALAKYLDGDISLFYGTHTHVQTADERILNNGTGYISDIGMTGSQNGVIGTNLETIINKFLTSLPQKFEVAEGDEQLCGIEVEIDEETGKCQKIKRINWSENESFRS, from the coding sequence ATGAAAGTATTAGTAGTAGGAGATATAGTAGGAAGACCTGGAAGAAATACTTTACAGGTGTTTTTAGAAAAATATAAAGATAATTATGATTTTATTATAGTAAATGGGGAAAATTCAGCAGCTGGTTTTGGAATTACAATAAAGATAGCAGATGAATTTTTATCTTGGGGAATAGATGTAATAAGTGGAGGAAATCATAGCTGGGATAAAAAAGAAATTTATGAATATATGGATAATTCAGACAGAATTTTAAGACCAGCTAATTATCCAGAAGGGGTTTGTGGAAAAGGTTATACAATTTTGGAAGATAAAAAAGGAAATAAAATTGCATTAATATCTTTACAAGGTAGAGTTTTCATGAGTGCTGTTGACTGTCCTTTTAGAACTGCAAAAAAATTAATAGATGAGATTTCAAAAACAACTAAAAATATAATAATAGATTTCCATGCAGAAGCAACTTCTGAAAAGATTGCATTAGCAAAATATTTAGATGGAGATATTTCACTTTTCTATGGAACTCATACTCACGTACAGACAGCAGATGAAAGAATATTAAATAATGGAACTGGGTATATTTCAGATATAGGAATGACAGGTTCGCAAAATGGTGTTATAGGAACAAATTTAGAAACTATAATAAATAAATTTTTAACTTCATTACCACAAAAGTTTGAAGTTGCAGAAGGTGACGAACAACTATGTGGGATAGAAGTAGAAATTGACGAAGAAACTGGAAAATGTCAAAAAATAAAAAGAATAAATTGGAGTGAAAATGAAAGTTTTAGAAGCTAA
- a CDS encoding Hsp33 family molecular chaperone HslO, whose protein sequence is MGRLIRGVSKNARFFVADTTDIVQEALDIHKYDEYSMKTFGKFCTLAALMGATLKGEDKLTIRTDTDGYIKNIVVNSDANGNVKGYLVNTTDENFDGLGKGTMRIIKDMGLKEPYVAISNIDYSNLPNDISAFFYNSEQIPTVISLAVESTNDGKILCAGAFMVQLLPNADEDFITKLERKAEAIRPMNELMKGGMSLERIINLLYDDMDTEDDSLVEEYEILEEKEIKYSCDCNSDRFQRGIMTLGKEELKHIFEEEKEIEAECQFCGKKYKFTENDFDDVLKK, encoded by the coding sequence ATGGGAAGATTGATAAGAGGAGTAAGTAAGAATGCTAGATTTTTTGTTGCAGACACAACAGATATAGTTCAAGAAGCCTTAGATATACATAAATATGATGAATATTCTATGAAAACATTTGGAAAGTTTTGTACTTTAGCTGCTTTGATGGGAGCAACATTAAAGGGGGAAGATAAATTAACTATTAGGACAGATACTGATGGTTATATAAAAAATATAGTTGTAAATTCAGATGCCAATGGTAATGTAAAAGGTTATCTTGTAAATACAACAGATGAAAATTTTGATGGTTTAGGAAAAGGTACAATGAGAATAATTAAAGATATGGGCTTAAAAGAACCATATGTGGCAATTAGTAATATTGATTATTCAAATTTACCTAATGATATAAGTGCATTTTTCTATAATTCAGAGCAAATTCCAACAGTTATTTCACTTGCTGTTGAATCTACAAATGATGGTAAAATTTTATGTGCAGGAGCTTTTATGGTGCAATTACTTCCTAATGCAGATGAAGATTTTATAACTAAATTAGAAAGAAAAGCAGAAGCTATAAGACCTATGAATGAGCTTATGAAAGGTGGAATGTCACTTGAAAGAATAATAAATCTTCTATATGATGATATGGACACAGAAGATGATAGTTTAGTTGAAGAATATGAAATCTTAGAAGAAAAAGAAATAAAATATAGCTGTGATTGTAATTCTGACAGATTTCAAAGAGGTATTATGACACTTGGAAAAGAAGAATTAAAACATATCTTTGAAGAAGAAAAAGAAATTGAAGCAGAATGTCAATTCTGTGGTAAAAAATATAAGTTTACTGAAAATGATTTTGATGATGTATTAAAAAAGTAA
- a CDS encoding DDE-type integrase/transposase/recombinase → MFAKNNLRKEYHNMIIQLFNYIFQIIFSIFEKEFNNLNQTIFSKDNTIAKLNKTILILKDKIKELNTDNENLIICETSISPSYLPFEVDIAPLSVEVVKPTLNYKNLIKGKIFKTSKCVKNKTLPYPEQVCPKCSSPYEYHSRHSKNQKKCKCCNAHFNIEKMRKHTHNSFYCPYCKKALSLRAKRTSFDVYVCKNQKCSYHIEKKKTSKHHRDKISYIYRHINLQIDEIFNIIKDSKIVSKFSFYFKKFNMDIFSKALTIKVNLKQSNRNTAQAMKDLFGIEISHTQIANYCEYGAAFAALFNAHAPFKPSQNLVADETYIKINGKRHYVWIIYDRDKETVVSYHISNVRDTKACIVAIVKAINKYPELPKELNFASDAYTAYPLALQYVAKEYNIRIKHSFVKGLQIQTNEDSDTRIAKQQIERLNRTFKESYRITTGYGTLKGAIASFELWMLYYNYLRIKGDSTINSLEFIDKRINTSNLLMPMKWTMIIKYIIQNYVT, encoded by the coding sequence ATGTTTGCAAAAAACAACTTAAGAAAGGAATATCACAACATGATTATACAACTTTTTAACTATATTTTTCAAATTATTTTTTCTATCTTTGAAAAAGAATTTAATAATCTTAATCAAACTATTTTTTCTAAAGATAATACTATTGCTAAACTTAATAAAACTATTCTTATCTTAAAAGATAAAATTAAAGAACTTAATACAGATAATGAAAATCTAATTATTTGTGAAACTTCTATTTCTCCCTCTTATCTACCTTTTGAGGTAGATATTGCTCCTCTTTCTGTTGAAGTTGTTAAGCCTACTCTTAATTACAAAAATCTCATAAAAGGAAAAATTTTTAAAACTTCTAAATGTGTTAAGAATAAAACATTACCTTATCCAGAGCAAGTTTGTCCTAAGTGTTCTTCACCTTATGAATATCATTCGCGCCATTCTAAAAATCAAAAGAAATGTAAGTGCTGTAATGCACATTTTAATATAGAAAAAATGAGAAAACATACACATAACAGTTTCTATTGTCCTTATTGTAAGAAAGCTCTTTCACTTAGAGCAAAGAGAACTTCTTTTGATGTCTATGTTTGTAAAAATCAAAAATGTTCTTATCACATTGAAAAGAAAAAAACATCAAAACATCATAGAGATAAAATATCTTATATCTACAGACATATTAATCTTCAGATAGATGAGATTTTTAATATCATAAAGGATTCTAAAATAGTATCTAAATTCAGTTTTTATTTCAAAAAATTTAATATGGATATTTTCTCTAAAGCGCTTACTATCAAAGTTAATCTTAAACAGTCAAATAGAAATACAGCTCAAGCAATGAAAGATTTATTTGGTATAGAAATATCACATACACAAATAGCTAATTACTGTGAGTATGGTGCAGCTTTTGCTGCACTATTTAATGCACATGCACCTTTTAAGCCCTCGCAAAATCTTGTCGCTGATGAAACATACATCAAAATTAATGGTAAGAGGCATTATGTTTGGATTATCTATGATCGTGATAAAGAAACTGTAGTTTCTTATCATATTTCCAATGTTCGAGACACTAAAGCTTGTATTGTGGCAATAGTAAAGGCTATTAATAAGTATCCAGAGCTTCCCAAAGAGCTAAATTTTGCTTCAGATGCCTATACTGCTTATCCACTGGCACTTCAATATGTTGCAAAAGAGTATAATATTAGAATTAAGCACTCATTTGTAAAAGGTCTTCAAATACAAACAAATGAAGATAGTGATACAAGAATAGCTAAACAACAAATTGAAAGACTTAATCGCACATTTAAAGAAAGTTATAGAATAACTACAGGTTATGGTACACTAAAGGGAGCAATAGCCTCTTTTGAATTATGGATGTTGTACTACAATTATCTTCGTATCAAAGGGGATAGCACAATTAATTCACTTGAATTTATAGATAAAAGAATTAATACTTCAAATTTATTAATGCCAATGAAGTGGACAATGATAATTAAGTATATTATCCAAAATTATGTGACCTGA
- a CDS encoding coproporphyrinogen III oxidase: MLIETNIEVNLRSIEEFTRVMVSELLEDKVNFEILKEDNFIKIKVKSEKLNKSAEFSYIDLGNKIEDQVLTMCKISLLKLLDKKYNWGSLMGVRPTKVLRRLLINGCDYEEARKILKDFYLVTDEKINLMETVVKKELELLDKEHINLYIGIPFCPTKCKYCSFASYEINGGVGRFYNDFVEALLKEIQIVGDFLKTYSKKVSSIYFGGGTPSTLTEEDLERVLKKLLENIDMTDVKEFTFEAGREDSLNIKKLEIMKKYSVDRISLNPQSFNLETLKRVNRKFNRENFDLIFKEAKKLDFIINMDLIIGLPEETTEEILDTLRQLKDYDIDNLTIHCLAFKRASKLFKEGQERNVIDRALIEKHIQKIVEEKSMKPYYMYRQKNIIEWGENIGYSKEGKESIFNIEMIEENQNTMALGGGGISKIVIEERNGIDYIERYVNPKDPALYIRELDKRCKEKIEMFKKEKI, encoded by the coding sequence TTGTTAATAGAAACAAATATAGAAGTAAATTTGAGAAGTATAGAAGAATTTACTAGGGTAATGGTATCAGAACTTTTAGAAGATAAAGTTAATTTTGAAATTTTAAAAGAAGATAATTTTATTAAAATAAAAGTAAAATCTGAAAAATTAAATAAAAGCGCAGAGTTTTCATATATAGATTTAGGAAATAAAATAGAAGACCAAGTATTGACTATGTGTAAAATAAGTTTATTAAAACTTTTAGATAAAAAATACAATTGGGGTTCTCTTATGGGAGTGCGTCCAACGAAGGTTTTAAGAAGACTTTTAATCAATGGTTGTGATTATGAAGAAGCTAGAAAAATTTTAAAAGATTTTTATTTAGTTACAGATGAGAAAATAAATCTTATGGAAACTGTTGTAAAAAAGGAGTTAGAGCTTTTAGATAAAGAGCATATAAATCTATATATTGGAATTCCTTTTTGCCCAACTAAGTGTAAATATTGTTCCTTTGCTTCCTATGAAATAAATGGAGGAGTTGGAAGATTCTATAATGATTTTGTGGAGGCACTTTTAAAAGAAATTCAAATAGTAGGAGATTTTTTAAAAACATATAGTAAAAAAGTATCTTCCATATATTTTGGTGGAGGAACTCCAAGTACCTTAACAGAAGAAGATTTAGAAAGAGTTTTAAAAAAATTACTTGAAAATATAGATATGACAGATGTAAAAGAATTTACTTTTGAAGCAGGAAGAGAGGATTCTTTAAATATTAAAAAATTAGAAATAATGAAAAAATATTCTGTGGATAGGATAAGTTTAAATCCACAATCATTTAATTTAGAAACTTTGAAAAGGGTAAATAGAAAATTTAATAGAGAAAACTTTGATTTAATTTTTAAAGAGGCTAAAAAATTAGATTTTATTATAAATATGGACTTAATAATAGGTTTGCCAGAAGAAACAACTGAAGAGATTTTAGATACTTTGAGGCAATTAAAAGATTATGATATAGATAATTTGACTATACACTGTCTAGCATTTAAGAGAGCTTCTAAATTATTTAAGGAAGGTCAAGAAAGAAATGTTATTGACAGAGCCTTGATTGAAAAGCATATACAAAAAATAGTTGAAGAAAAGTCTATGAAGCCTTATTATATGTATAGACAGAAAAATATTATTGAATGGGGAGAAAATATAGGCTATTCAAAAGAAGGAAAAGAAAGTATTTTTAATATTGAAATGATAGAGGAAAATCAAAATACTATGGCACTAGGTGGAGGGGGAATAAGTAAAATAGTCATAGAAGAAAGAAATGGAATAGACTACATAGAAAGATATGTAAACCCTAAAGACCCTGCACTGTATATAAGGGAATTAGATAAAAGATGTAAAGAAAAAATAGAAATGTTTAAGAAGGAGAAAATATGA
- a CDS encoding YifB family Mg chelatase-like AAA ATPase, which translates to MKKKIFTSSYIGLESYLVEVEVDISRGLPMFSIVGMGDTAILESKFRVKAALKNSNYEIAPQKIVVNLSPAGIKKEGAQFDLPIALGIILEMKLLKDEKDIFKDYLFVGELSLDGEVKGVSGTINSVILAKEKGFKGIVVPYENRNEASLIDGIDIVAVKNIFDVVNFIENGIKLEFEKINLVKTEETILDFSDVKGQYFAKRAMEISAAGGHNILLIGSPGSGKSMLAKRMIGILPEMSENEIVESTKIYSVAGELSERNPIISKRPVRMPHHSTTLAAMVGGGKKALPGEISLASNGILILDEMSEFKHSVLEALRQPLEDGYVSITRAMYRVEFRSNFILVGTSNPCPCGHLYEENCKCSATEIERYTKKLSGPILDRIDLVIQMKRLSEEELVNDKKEESSADIRKRVIKAREIQTKRYGEVKTNSKMTQEELKKYCIIKEEDKRFLISALENLQISARVYDKILKIARTIADLAGEEEINRKHLLEAISFKKRG; encoded by the coding sequence ATGAAGAAAAAGATTTTTACAAGTAGCTATATAGGGTTAGAATCATATTTAGTTGAAGTAGAAGTTGATATTTCAAGAGGTTTACCTATGTTTTCAATAGTTGGAATGGGAGATACAGCTATACTTGAAAGTAAGTTTAGAGTAAAAGCAGCTTTGAAAAATTCTAATTATGAAATAGCACCTCAAAAGATAGTTGTTAATTTATCCCCAGCAGGCATAAAAAAAGAAGGAGCACAGTTTGATTTACCAATAGCTTTGGGAATAATTTTAGAGATGAAACTTTTAAAAGATGAAAAAGATATATTTAAAGATTATCTTTTTGTTGGAGAATTATCTTTAGATGGAGAAGTAAAAGGTGTGAGTGGAACAATAAATAGTGTGATTCTTGCTAAGGAAAAAGGGTTTAAAGGAATAGTAGTCCCTTATGAAAATAGAAATGAAGCAAGTTTAATAGATGGTATAGATATAGTTGCTGTTAAAAATATATTTGATGTTGTAAACTTTATAGAAAATGGTATTAAATTAGAATTTGAAAAAATAAATTTAGTTAAAACAGAAGAAACTATTTTAGATTTTTCTGATGTTAAAGGACAGTATTTTGCAAAAAGAGCAATGGAAATTTCAGCAGCAGGAGGACATAACATACTTTTAATAGGTAGTCCAGGCTCTGGAAAATCAATGCTTGCTAAAAGAATGATAGGTATACTTCCAGAAATGTCTGAAAATGAAATTGTTGAAAGTACAAAAATATACAGTGTTGCAGGAGAACTATCTGAAAGAAATCCTATAATCTCAAAAAGACCTGTAAGAATGCCACATCATAGTACAACACTCGCAGCTATGGTGGGTGGAGGAAAGAAAGCTTTGCCAGGTGAGATAAGTTTAGCAAGTAATGGAATTTTAATACTTGATGAAATGAGTGAGTTTAAACATTCTGTCTTAGAAGCATTAAGGCAACCTTTAGAAGATGGTTATGTAAGTATAACAAGAGCTATGTATAGAGTAGAATTTAGAAGTAATTTTATTTTAGTTGGAACAAGTAATCCTTGTCCTTGTGGTCATCTATATGAAGAAAACTGTAAATGTTCAGCCACAGAGATAGAAAGATATACTAAAAAATTGTCAGGACCTATTTTAGATAGAATAGATTTAGTTATACAAATGAAAAGATTAAGTGAAGAAGAATTAGTAAATGATAAAAAAGAAGAAAGTTCAGCTGATATAAGGAAAAGAGTTATAAAAGCTAGAGAAATTCAAACTAAAAGATATGGAGAAGTTAAAACTAATTCAAAAATGACTCAGGAAGAATTAAAAAAATATTGTATAATAAAAGAAGAAGATAAAAGATTTTTAATATCTGCTTTAGAAAATTTACAAATTTCTGCTAGAGTTTATGATAAAATTTTAAAAATTGCTAGAACAATAGCAGATTTAGCAGGAGAAGAAGAAATAAATAGAAAACACTTATTAGAAGCAATATCATTTAAAAAGAGAGGGTAG